Proteins encoded within one genomic window of Geotalea daltonii FRC-32:
- a CDS encoding P-II family nitrogen regulator: MKIIEAIIKPFKLDEVKNALSEVGIEGITVTEVKGFGRQKGHTELYRGAEYVVDFIPKVKLEIVVADELVAKVIETIAESAKTGRIGDGKIFVLPLEEALRIRTGEKGNDAI; encoded by the coding sequence ATGAAAATCATAGAAGCGATTATAAAGCCGTTCAAGCTGGATGAAGTTAAAAACGCACTCAGCGAGGTGGGCATAGAAGGAATAACAGTGACCGAAGTAAAGGGTTTCGGCCGGCAGAAAGGCCATACCGAGCTTTACCGCGGTGCAGAATACGTCGTCGATTTCATTCCCAAGGTGAAACTGGAGATCGTGGTAGCCGACGAGTTGGTGGCAAAGGTAATCGAAACAATCGCAGAAAGCGCAAAAACAGGACGGATTGGCGATGGCAAGATATTTGTCCTGCCTTTGGAAGAAGCACTGCGGATCAGGACCGGTGAAAAAGGAAATGACGCAATTTAA
- a CDS encoding ammonium transporter — protein MKIKLSLIKLLMAVTIVMVPMAVLAEEPAKGTESVAAETKLAPAPSASAAAPEAAASAAAAPVEAATPKPVDPVLNTGDTAWILTSAALVLFMIPGLAFFYGGMVRSKNVLSTLMHSFVAMGIVGVQWAVIGYSLSFGPDAFMGLIGNTSKALLNGLITFKDGNPVYTLFQNVATEPGAIPEYVFAMFQCMFAMITVALISGALAERIKFSAYCLFVLLWTTLVYDPLAHWVWMVDGWLFKKGALDFAGGTVVHLSSGISALAAIMFLGKRHGFPQERMAPHNLPLTMLGVGMLWFGWYGFNAGSAIVGVNCSDAAGGLAGLAFATTTIAPAAAGLSWMIAEWIHAGKPSALGFGSGVVAGLVVITPAAGFVQPGAALIFGLVAGVVCYGGVLLKARMKYDDSLDAFGVHGIGGTTGAILTGVFATVGATGLMSGNFKQLVTQIIAVVAAGAYAFIVTLVIAFVLDKTIGLRVEKDDEIVGLDQTQHSESAYN, from the coding sequence ATGAAAATCAAACTTTCTTTAATCAAACTGCTCATGGCTGTGACAATTGTCATGGTGCCAATGGCAGTCCTGGCTGAAGAACCGGCCAAGGGCACTGAGTCAGTGGCAGCTGAGACTAAACTTGCACCAGCCCCTTCGGCTTCCGCCGCGGCCCCTGAAGCTGCTGCATCGGCCGCTGCCGCCCCTGTCGAGGCTGCTACGCCTAAACCGGTCGATCCGGTGCTCAATACCGGCGACACCGCCTGGATACTTACTTCGGCAGCGCTGGTCCTGTTCATGATCCCAGGACTGGCCTTCTTCTACGGCGGCATGGTCCGGAGCAAGAACGTTCTCTCCACGCTCATGCATTCCTTCGTCGCCATGGGCATCGTCGGCGTGCAGTGGGCGGTCATCGGCTATTCCCTCTCATTCGGACCCGATGCCTTCATGGGGCTCATAGGCAATACCAGCAAGGCATTGCTCAACGGCCTCATCACCTTCAAGGACGGCAATCCGGTTTATACCCTCTTCCAGAATGTGGCGACCGAACCGGGCGCCATTCCCGAGTACGTTTTTGCCATGTTCCAGTGCATGTTCGCCATGATCACCGTGGCTCTAATCTCCGGCGCCCTGGCCGAGAGGATCAAGTTTTCCGCCTACTGCCTCTTCGTCCTGCTCTGGACCACCCTGGTCTATGATCCTCTGGCCCATTGGGTATGGATGGTCGATGGTTGGTTGTTCAAAAAAGGAGCACTGGACTTTGCCGGCGGTACCGTCGTTCACCTCTCTTCAGGTATCTCCGCCCTGGCAGCGATCATGTTCCTCGGCAAGCGTCATGGATTTCCTCAGGAAAGGATGGCCCCCCACAATCTGCCGCTGACCATGCTCGGCGTCGGTATGCTCTGGTTCGGCTGGTATGGCTTCAACGCAGGCTCGGCCATTGTCGGCGTCAACTGTTCCGATGCGGCAGGCGGCCTGGCCGGTCTCGCCTTTGCCACAACCACCATCGCCCCGGCAGCAGCCGGCCTTTCCTGGATGATTGCCGAGTGGATTCATGCCGGAAAACCGTCGGCCCTTGGTTTCGGTTCGGGCGTGGTGGCGGGGCTGGTCGTCATCACCCCGGCAGCCGGTTTCGTGCAACCCGGTGCGGCCCTGATCTTTGGCCTCGTTGCCGGTGTCGTCTGTTACGGTGGCGTCTTGCTCAAAGCCAGGATGAAATATGACGACTCCCTGGATGCCTTCGGCGTTCACGGCATCGGCGGCACCACCGGCGCCATCCTGACCGGCGTCTTTGCCACCGTCGGCGCCACCGGCCTTATGTCGGGCAATTTCAAGCAGCTTGTGACCCAAATTATTGCCGTAGTGGCGGCAGGCGCCTATGCTTTTATCGTAACCCTGGTCATCGCCTTTGTTCTCGACAAGACTATTGGTCTCAGGGTCGAAAAAGACGACGAGATCGTCGGACTCGACCAAACCCAGCATTCGGAAAGTGCCTACAACTGA
- a CDS encoding sensor histidine kinase, with product MEKSLGKIVDANGLLLDEQVLEQLAFNEKMAELGKLSTGLVHELNSPLSVIVSAAQMILREEQLPDFVKEMVERIGMEAQRLSLFTRSLLSFARSDAGVDSEADVNLVLQEVMDFLRYEARKDSIMVIEEKDFDLPPIAADANKLKQVFINLIMNAFQSMEDGGTLLLKTYAVDGPFVAVELADTGKGIPVGAIDHIFEPFFTTKAANEGTGLGLYITRHIIERLGGKIQVQSVVNEGTTFTLLFPLP from the coding sequence ATGGAAAAAAGTCTGGGAAAAATAGTTGATGCCAACGGCCTGCTGCTGGACGAGCAGGTTCTGGAACAACTGGCGTTCAACGAAAAGATGGCTGAGCTGGGCAAGCTCTCAACCGGGTTGGTGCATGAGCTGAATTCTCCCCTGTCGGTGATAGTTTCCGCTGCCCAGATGATCCTGCGCGAAGAGCAGCTTCCCGACTTCGTCAAGGAAATGGTTGAACGGATCGGAATGGAGGCCCAGCGTTTGTCTCTTTTTACCAGAAGCCTCCTTTCCTTTGCCCGCAGCGACGCCGGTGTCGATTCGGAAGCGGATGTGAACCTGGTGCTGCAGGAGGTGATGGACTTTCTCAGGTATGAGGCCCGGAAAGACTCCATAATGGTGATCGAAGAAAAAGATTTCGACCTTCCACCCATTGCTGCCGACGCCAACAAGCTCAAGCAGGTATTCATCAACCTGATCATGAATGCTTTTCAGTCCATGGAAGACGGCGGGACGCTGCTGCTGAAAACCTACGCTGTCGATGGCCCTTTTGTGGCGGTGGAACTGGCCGATACCGGTAAAGGAATCCCTGTCGGGGCCATAGACCATATTTTCGAGCCCTTTTTCACCACCAAAGCGGCCAACGAAGGGACCGGCCTTGGCCTCTATATAACCCGTCACATCATCGAGCGCCTTGGCGGTAAAATACAAGTCCAGAGCGTCGTTAACGAGGGTACGACGTTCACTCTCCTGTTTCCTCTCCCGTAA
- a CDS encoding inositol monophosphatase family protein: MQQYLETAVRAARAAGAMQKERLWSEHDIEFKGEINLVTEVDKACEDLIVRTIRAEFPDHDILAEENDYAAVNSPCKWIIDPLDGTTNYAHGFPWFCVSIALEIEGIVQTGVVYHPMMGEMFIAIKGQGAFVNGRQLHVSSKGPLKNCLLATGFPYDRSWDNENNFNNFMNFQMTARAVRRFGAAALDLAYVAAGRLDGYWECKLKPWDVAAGQLLVSEAGGKVTNHDLEPFSVYDHRILATNGIIHQEMAGVLASKESRSALAD, from the coding sequence ATGCAGCAATATCTGGAAACAGCCGTCCGTGCCGCCAGGGCTGCCGGGGCAATGCAGAAGGAGCGGCTTTGGTCCGAGCATGACATAGAGTTCAAGGGCGAGATCAACCTGGTGACGGAGGTGGACAAGGCCTGTGAAGACCTGATTGTCCGGACCATCCGCGCCGAGTTCCCCGATCATGACATCCTGGCCGAAGAGAATGATTATGCCGCCGTCAACTCCCCATGCAAGTGGATCATCGATCCTTTGGACGGCACCACCAATTATGCCCATGGCTTTCCCTGGTTCTGCGTCTCCATTGCCCTTGAGATCGAGGGGATTGTCCAAACCGGTGTCGTCTACCACCCGATGATGGGTGAAATGTTCATCGCCATTAAAGGGCAGGGGGCCTTTGTCAACGGCAGACAGCTCCATGTCTCATCGAAGGGGCCGCTGAAGAACTGCCTGCTGGCCACCGGCTTCCCCTATGACCGGTCCTGGGACAACGAGAACAACTTCAACAACTTCATGAATTTCCAGATGACCGCCCGCGCCGTGCGTCGATTCGGCGCAGCTGCTCTTGATCTTGCCTATGTTGCTGCAGGGAGGCTGGATGGCTATTGGGAGTGCAAACTGAAGCCGTGGGATGTGGCGGCTGGACAGCTGCTGGTTTCCGAAGCCGGGGGAAAAGTTACCAATCACGATCTTGAGCCTTTTTCCGTCTACGATCATCGCATTCTGGCCACAAATGGAATAATTCACCAGGAAATGGCCGGGGTGCTGGCAAGCAAGGAAAGTCGCTCCGCTCTCGCCGATTGA
- a CDS encoding pyridoxal phosphate-dependent aminotransferase, with amino-acid sequence MAIATKIQASIESASWIRKMFEEGERLRKIHGADNVYDFTLGNPNIEPPAEFYAEFRSLAQNPLPGMHRYMSNAGYEDTRRAVAEFMAGASGQAVTAGQVMMACGASGALNVVLKTILNPGEEVIILTPHFVEYKFYIDNHGGVPREVWTDRKTFQLDLAAIEAAINSKTRAIIVNNPNNPTGVVYSAESLKQLGDLVQKKERVLERQIYVISDEPYSRIAYDGKQVPNIFNAVDNSVIVTSHSKDLALPGERIGFLVANPRMTHVDLFMEGAVFCNRTLGFVNAPALMQRLVAKLQHASVDMKAYERKRDLLYNNLTAMGFRMVKPDGAFYLFPQSPLADDVEFVKAAQKHNILLVPGAGFGAPGFFRIAYCVDEAMIERSLPAWQALAEEVGIKQ; translated from the coding sequence ATGGCCATAGCAACAAAAATTCAGGCATCCATCGAGAGCGCCTCATGGATTCGCAAGATGTTCGAGGAAGGGGAACGGCTACGCAAGATCCATGGCGCCGACAATGTCTATGACTTCACCCTCGGCAATCCCAATATAGAGCCGCCGGCTGAATTTTACGCCGAGTTCCGCAGCCTGGCCCAGAATCCGCTGCCGGGCATGCACCGTTACATGAGCAACGCCGGTTACGAAGATACACGCCGGGCGGTGGCGGAATTCATGGCCGGGGCATCGGGCCAGGCAGTCACCGCTGGCCAGGTAATGATGGCCTGCGGTGCCAGCGGTGCCCTGAATGTTGTGTTGAAGACCATCCTCAACCCCGGCGAAGAGGTGATCATTCTCACCCCCCATTTCGTCGAGTATAAATTCTATATCGACAATCACGGTGGCGTTCCGCGAGAGGTCTGGACTGACCGCAAGACCTTCCAGCTCGATCTTGCCGCCATCGAGGCCGCCATCAACAGCAAGACCAGGGCCATCATCGTCAACAATCCCAATAACCCGACCGGCGTCGTTTATAGTGCAGAGAGCCTGAAACAGCTGGGGGACCTGGTGCAGAAAAAAGAGCGGGTGCTGGAGCGGCAGATCTATGTCATCTCAGATGAGCCCTATTCCCGCATCGCTTACGATGGCAAACAGGTGCCGAATATATTCAACGCCGTCGACAACTCGGTCATCGTTACCTCACATTCCAAGGATCTGGCCCTGCCCGGAGAGCGGATCGGCTTCCTGGTTGCCAATCCGCGCATGACCCATGTGGATCTGTTCATGGAAGGCGCCGTTTTCTGCAACCGCACCTTGGGCTTCGTCAACGCTCCGGCCCTGATGCAGCGGCTGGTGGCCAAACTGCAGCACGCCTCGGTGGATATGAAGGCATACGAGCGGAAGCGGGACCTGCTCTACAACAACCTCACCGCCATGGGCTTCAGGATGGTCAAGCCCGACGGGGCCTTCTACCTCTTTCCCCAGTCCCCCCTTGCCGATGACGTTGAGTTCGTAAAGGCCGCCCAGAAGCACAACATCCTCCTGGTCCCCGGAGCGGGCTTCGGCGCCCCCGGCTTCTTCCGCATCGCCTACTGCGTGGATGAAGCCATGATTGAGCGGAGCCTTCCTGCCTGGCAGGCCCTGGCCGAGGAAGTGGGGATTAAACAGTGA
- a CDS encoding sigma-54-dependent transcriptional regulator — protein sequence MSATILVVDDEESIRTSLAGILEDEGYKTAFAVDGVEALTVVQQEMPSLVLLDIWMPRMDGMQTLQKLKDLYPNLTVVMMSGHGTIETAVRSTKMGAYDFVEKPLSLEKVLVCVNNAISMSRLKEENTSLRSIVLKDHEMIGNSAPMKQLREHIRLAAPTNASVLITGENGTGKELVARSIHYGSQRGDKPFIEINCAAIPEELIESELFGHEKGAFTGAIAQKKGKFDLADGGTIFLDEIGDMSLKTQAKVLRILQERKFERVGGTRVVEVDVRIIAATNKVLEEEIRSGHFREDLFYRLNVVPFHVSPLRERQDDIPLLVEHFLDNFCRREGRDRKTVVPEAVELMKRYEWPGNVRELKNIIERLVIMTPGRTISAAQVPSYIGAHEGPRDGGKHGSALELSSLREAREEFEKEFIIQKLEENDWNISKTADVIELERSNLHRKIKSYGIDMKK from the coding sequence ATGAGCGCAACGATATTGGTGGTGGACGATGAGGAGAGCATCCGCACTTCTCTGGCCGGAATTCTTGAAGACGAGGGTTACAAGACAGCCTTTGCCGTGGATGGTGTCGAGGCCCTGACCGTGGTCCAGCAGGAGATGCCTAGCCTGGTGCTCCTGGACATCTGGATGCCGCGCATGGACGGTATGCAGACGCTGCAGAAACTGAAGGACCTTTATCCAAACCTGACCGTGGTGATGATGTCGGGCCACGGCACCATCGAGACCGCGGTCAGATCGACAAAAATGGGGGCCTATGATTTTGTCGAGAAGCCCCTGTCTCTGGAGAAGGTTCTCGTCTGCGTCAATAATGCCATCAGCATGAGCAGGCTCAAGGAAGAGAACACCTCCTTGCGCAGCATCGTCCTCAAGGATCATGAGATGATCGGCAACTCAGCGCCCATGAAGCAGTTGCGCGAGCACATCAGGCTGGCCGCCCCCACTAACGCATCGGTCCTTATCACCGGTGAAAACGGCACCGGCAAGGAACTGGTAGCCCGCTCCATCCACTATGGCAGCCAGCGAGGGGACAAGCCCTTCATCGAGATCAACTGTGCCGCCATTCCTGAGGAGCTGATCGAGTCCGAGCTGTTCGGCCACGAAAAAGGGGCCTTTACCGGCGCCATTGCCCAAAAGAAGGGTAAATTCGACCTTGCCGACGGTGGCACCATCTTTCTCGATGAAATTGGCGATATGTCCCTGAAGACCCAGGCCAAGGTCTTGCGCATTCTCCAGGAGCGGAAGTTCGAGCGTGTAGGCGGCACCAGAGTGGTGGAGGTGGATGTGCGGATAATTGCCGCCACCAACAAGGTATTGGAGGAGGAAATCCGATCGGGCCACTTCCGCGAGGACCTTTTTTACCGGTTGAATGTCGTGCCGTTTCACGTGTCCCCCCTACGGGAGCGGCAGGATGACATTCCCCTGCTTGTGGAGCACTTCCTGGATAACTTCTGCCGGCGGGAAGGTCGTGACCGCAAAACCGTCGTTCCCGAGGCTGTGGAGCTGATGAAGCGCTACGAGTGGCCGGGCAACGTCCGCGAACTGAAAAACATCATCGAAAGGCTGGTGATCATGACCCCCGGCCGCACCATATCCGCCGCGCAGGTTCCCTCCTATATCGGAGCTCACGAAGGTCCACGGGATGGGGGAAAACATGGCAGTGCCCTGGAACTGAGCTCCCTGCGAGAGGCCCGGGAGGAGTTCGAGAAGGAGTTCATCATCCAAAAACTGGAAGAGAACGACTGGAACATCAGCAAGACCGCCGATGTCATCGAGCTGGAACGGAGTAACCTGCACCGCAAGATCAAGAGCTACGGCATCGATATGAAGAAGTAA